From the Prochlorococcus sp. MIT 1223 genome, the window TGTAGAAAAAGTAGCCACTCTCCTTTTGCTGAATTTGCTCCATGGCTAAGTTGCTTTCCCCTATTTGGTTCTGCTGTTGTTAGAAGATTTGCCCCGCTTAGGTTTGAAATAAATACTGTTAAATCTTTGCTCCCACCATCTACTATATTTAATTCAATATCATCAGGCCAAAGATTTAAATCAGCTATAAGTAGAGGGAGGTTGCCTGCTTCATTTAATGTAGGGCAGATAATGCTTAGATTAATTGTGGTTAATTTCTTATCCATGGTTTTAAATCTTCCAATTGATCTAAATCATTTTGTTGCCTTAATAAGTGAATCTTAATATGATTCTCATTTGCTTTCTTTATAGTTTCAGATAAAACATTATTTCTGCCCCAAGGTATACCAGTAAAGGGCCAGTTTGCTATTGGCCGTGTGAGTTTCGAGGAAAGGCCCAAGAGCCAATATCCTCCATCCATTGAGGGCCCTATAACCATTCCATGAGTTTCTAATGAGAGAGAGGCTTTTAACAAATCTTCTTCGCTTAGTGTTGGTAGATCTGTACCAATAATGATTATTGGGGAAATTTTGTTTGTTTGTGCTTTTAA encodes:
- a CDS encoding TIGR04282 family arsenosugar biosynthesis glycosyltransferase produces the protein MARWHSPNRCKTRLAKDIGVMRAAYIQQKLTNHTLHVAKSLETKGLAKIHLAIAGLGPNACKRERRGLRIDRVVTQGQGNLGLRMKKEILKAQTNKISPIIIIGTDLPTLSEEDLLKASLSLETHGMVIGPSMDGGYWLLGLSSKLTRPIANWPFTGIPWGRNNVLSETIKKANENHIKIHLLRQQNDLDQLEDLKPWIRN